From Deltaproteobacteria bacterium, one genomic window encodes:
- a CDS encoding DUF262 domain-containing protein, translating to MFTTNPVSLKNLLEDVEAGKIQLPEFQRRWVWDDYRIRALLASISRGFPVGAIMTLDAGGETRFKARPVEGASRGDSAIELFLLDGQQRLTSLYQALKYPGPVDTHDSRGGRIRRWYYIDMLRAMDPVADREDAIVSVPENKRVTRDFGRETVLDLSTPDLEYQNHMIPTEHLLQPMNWMFAYQGFWHQAGTHPNENIIEFSERFNNKILEVFGGYLLPVIGLNRETPKEAVCTVFEKVNTGGVTLTVFELVTATFAADDFDLRNDWDERRERMHNDFAVLRGIQGEQFLQAVTLLATQQRRREKETLSEPVNQIPAIGCQKRDILELMLGEYKEWADNVEEGFKRAARFLHGQFVFKQGDVPYNTQLVPLAALFVELGKELDPSVARQSLERWFWSGIFSEAYGGGVETQYALDLDQVARYVRTGAEPRLITEASFNPERLISLRTRNSAAYKGLYALQMKSGAVDWRTGDPLTLSTYHDQAIDIHHIFPVAWCQKQEAPVPRSLYDSIINKTPIDASTNRIIGGAAPSRYLERLKQDNPEDNLRSVLQRHWLDYDRLKVDQFAECFAERGEAMLNLIFEAMGKARPGGGEVFRNTLIREKVISAETQPVEPGEIEGFDDPEPDYDEIGSAAYEDGGAT from the coding sequence GTGTTTACAACAAACCCGGTATCCTTGAAGAACCTGTTGGAGGATGTGGAGGCCGGAAAGATCCAGCTTCCAGAATTCCAACGGAGGTGGGTGTGGGATGACTACCGCATCCGCGCCTTGCTCGCCAGCATATCACGCGGTTTTCCAGTCGGCGCGATCATGACGCTCGACGCCGGGGGAGAGACCCGATTCAAAGCACGGCCTGTTGAAGGCGCGAGTCGCGGAGACAGCGCCATAGAACTCTTCCTTTTAGACGGCCAACAACGCCTTACATCCCTCTATCAAGCATTAAAATACCCTGGGCCTGTTGACACCCACGACAGTCGTGGCGGACGGATCAGGCGCTGGTACTACATCGACATGCTTAGAGCTATGGATCCAGTTGCGGACAGAGAGGACGCGATTGTCAGCGTTCCAGAGAACAAGCGAGTCACGCGTGACTTCGGACGGGAGACGGTTCTGGACCTATCAACACCCGATCTTGAATACCAGAACCATATGATCCCTACCGAACATCTGCTTCAGCCCATGAACTGGATGTTTGCCTACCAGGGCTTTTGGCACCAGGCAGGGACGCATCCTAACGAAAACATCATCGAGTTCAGCGAACGTTTCAACAACAAAATCCTCGAAGTGTTTGGAGGCTATCTACTCCCTGTCATCGGACTGAATCGGGAAACACCAAAGGAAGCCGTCTGCACTGTGTTCGAGAAAGTCAACACCGGCGGAGTCACCCTCACTGTCTTTGAGCTCGTGACGGCGACCTTCGCCGCAGATGACTTTGACCTGAGAAATGATTGGGATGAACGGCGCGAACGCATGCACAACGACTTTGCCGTGCTGCGCGGAATACAGGGTGAACAGTTTCTCCAAGCCGTTACCCTTCTCGCAACTCAGCAGCGGCGCAGAGAGAAGGAAACGCTCAGTGAGCCTGTGAACCAAATCCCGGCCATTGGCTGTCAGAAACGCGACATACTCGAGCTTATGCTGGGTGAGTACAAAGAGTGGGCGGACAATGTTGAGGAGGGTTTCAAGCGAGCGGCCAGGTTCCTTCATGGCCAGTTCGTCTTCAAACAGGGGGATGTCCCGTACAACACCCAACTCGTCCCACTGGCTGCACTTTTTGTCGAGCTTGGCAAGGAACTTGATCCATCAGTGGCCAGACAAAGCCTTGAGCGCTGGTTCTGGTCGGGCATCTTTAGCGAAGCCTACGGTGGCGGTGTCGAAACTCAATACGCCCTAGACTTGGACCAAGTCGCTCGTTACGTTCGCACAGGGGCAGAACCTCGGCTCATCACCGAGGCAAGTTTCAACCCTGAGCGCCTCATATCGCTACGTACCCGCAACAGCGCCGCCTACAAGGGCCTCTACGCGCTACAGATGAAGAGCGGTGCGGTCGACTGGCGGACGGGCGATCCGCTCACGCTTTCCACCTACCATGACCAAGCGATAGACATTCACCACATCTTCCCCGTGGCTTGGTGCCAGAAACAAGAAGCGCCCGTTCCACGATCTCTCTACGACTCCATCATCAACAAGACGCCCATCGATGCCTCTACTAACCGCATCATAGGTGGTGCGGCGCCATCGCGTTACCTGGAGCGGTTGAAGCAGGACAACCCCGAAGACAACCTGCGGTCTGTTCTTCAACGTCATTGGTTGGACTATGACCGACTCAAGGTTGACCAGTTCGCCGAATGCTTCGCCGAGCGTGGCGAGGCTATGTTGAACCTCATATTTGAAGCCATGGGAAAGGCCCGCCCGGGTGGCGGCGAAGTATTTCGCAATACGCTGATCCGCGAGAAAGTGATTTCTGCGGAGACCCAACCCGTTGAACCAGGGGAGATTGAAGGCTTCGACGATCCGGAACCAGACTACGATGAGATAGGTTCGGCCGCCTATGAAGACGGTGGCGCTACGTGA
- a CDS encoding 3-oxoacyl-ACP reductase FabG: MMRLDGKVAIVTGGGIGIGRAYSKRLAAEGAKVAVADIQVEAATQVAAEIKKDGGEAIPVAVDVSSPEKTREMAEAVLKEYGRIDVLVNNAGLYTALTKKSFMEIPEDEWDRVMAVNVKGLFLCVKAVYPAMKEQGKGKIINISSGTILGGTPMFLHYVSSKAGVLGFTRALAREIGPDGINVNAIMPGLTISGDNQQGVTTPQQLENRRKSRAFQRDQYPDDLVGTVIFLSSDDSDFVTGQSISVDGGQHMH, encoded by the coding sequence ATCATGCGTTTGGACGGTAAGGTGGCGATCGTGACGGGCGGCGGCATCGGCATCGGCCGGGCCTACTCCAAGAGGCTGGCGGCGGAAGGCGCCAAGGTGGCCGTGGCCGACATCCAGGTGGAGGCGGCTACGCAGGTGGCGGCGGAGATCAAGAAGGACGGCGGCGAGGCCATCCCCGTGGCCGTGGACGTCTCCTCGCCGGAGAAGACCCGCGAGATGGCGGAAGCGGTGCTGAAGGAGTACGGCCGCATCGACGTCCTGGTGAACAATGCCGGGCTCTACACCGCCCTCACCAAGAAGTCGTTCATGGAGATCCCCGAGGACGAATGGGACCGGGTCATGGCGGTGAACGTCAAGGGCCTGTTCCTGTGCGTGAAGGCGGTCTACCCGGCCATGAAGGAGCAGGGCAAGGGCAAGATCATCAACATCTCCTCGGGTACCATCTTGGGCGGCACGCCGATGTTCCTGCACTACGTTTCGTCCAAGGCCGGCGTGCTCGGCTTTACCCGGGCGCTGGCGCGGGAGATCGGCCCCGACGGCATCAACGTCAACGCCATCATGCCCGGCCTCACCATCTCGGGCGACAACCAGCAGGGCGTCACCACCCCCCAGCAACTGGAGAACCGGCGCAAGAGCCGCGCGTTCCAGCGCGACCAGTACCCGGACGACCTGGTGGGCACGGTCATCTTCCTGTCGTCCGACGACAGCGACTTCGTCACCGGCCAGTCCATCAGCGTCGACGGCGGCCAGCACATGCACTGA
- a CDS encoding tripartite tricarboxylate transporter substrate-binding protein, producing the protein MRPYLRSVLRVALAAGIVMAVVAATAASAEDFYKGKTIRIIVGSAPGGGFDTYARLVGRHIGKHIPGSPRTLVTSMTGAGNLIAANYMYNKAKPDGLTIGHWVGTLVLQQVLGNKRVQFDARKFEWITVPKPSYTACIVAKDSGITNFEQWLAAKQPLKLGGMGPGSSISDIPRLVGAITPVPYQLIEGYGGAARIRLAIEKREVFGGCWSPDVILSFWPKRIPGELNFVVQVGVGRHPRLAGVPNIVELAKTAEQRQLANVVGRNAHEILRAFSLPPGTPKDRVELLRKAFAATFKDPALLAEAKKANLIINPIPGTRVVEAVNEFFELDSELMVKLKNILVPKR; encoded by the coding sequence ATGAGACCGTATCTCCGTTCCGTGCTCCGTGTGGCCCTGGCGGCGGGTATCGTCATGGCCGTCGTGGCCGCCACCGCGGCCTCGGCCGAGGACTTCTACAAGGGCAAGACCATCCGCATCATCGTGGGCTCCGCCCCAGGTGGGGGTTTCGACACGTACGCGCGGCTGGTGGGCCGGCACATCGGCAAGCACATACCGGGATCGCCGCGGACCCTGGTCACCAGCATGACCGGCGCCGGCAACCTGATCGCGGCCAACTACATGTACAACAAGGCCAAGCCCGACGGCCTCACCATCGGCCACTGGGTGGGGACGCTGGTGCTGCAGCAGGTGCTGGGGAACAAGCGGGTCCAGTTCGACGCCCGGAAGTTCGAATGGATCACCGTCCCCAAGCCCAGCTACACCGCGTGCATCGTCGCCAAGGACAGCGGCATCACCAACTTCGAACAGTGGCTCGCGGCCAAGCAACCCCTCAAGCTCGGCGGCATGGGGCCGGGAAGCTCCATCTCGGACATCCCCAGGCTGGTGGGCGCCATCACGCCGGTTCCCTACCAGTTGATCGAGGGTTACGGGGGCGCCGCCCGGATCCGCCTGGCCATCGAGAAGCGCGAGGTCTTCGGCGGCTGCTGGAGTCCCGACGTCATCCTGTCGTTCTGGCCCAAGCGGATTCCCGGTGAGCTGAACTTCGTCGTGCAGGTCGGCGTCGGCCGGCACCCAAGGCTCGCCGGCGTGCCCAACATCGTCGAGCTGGCCAAGACCGCGGAGCAGCGCCAGTTGGCAAACGTCGTCGGACGTAATGCCCACGAGATCCTGAGAGCCTTCTCGCTGCCTCCGGGCACACCGAAGGACCGCGTGGAACTCCTGCGCAAGGCTTTCGCGGCCACCTTCAAGGACCCCGCGCTGCTGGCCGAGGCCAAGAAGGCCAATCTCATCATCAACCCGATTCCCGGCACCCGGGTCGTGGAAGCCGTGAACGAGTTCTTCGAGCTCGATTCCGAGCTGATGGTCAAGCTGAAGAATATCCTGGTGCCGAAGCGGTAA